In one window of Harpia harpyja isolate bHarHar1 chromosome 11, bHarHar1 primary haplotype, whole genome shotgun sequence DNA:
- the EFCAB14 gene encoding EF-hand calcium-binding domain-containing protein 14 isoform X1, which translates to MKKRKELNALIGLAADGRRKKPAKKGSGHRLLRTEPPASDSESSSEEDEFAGARGRCGKGDYLRCCKFCYPLCAFVILAACVVACVGLVWMQVALKEDLDAIKEKFRTMESNQKTSFQEIPKLNEDLVQKQKQLEQIETGELGLNKIWINITEINKQISLLTSTVNHLKNNIKSASDLISLPLTVEKLQKTVANIGSTLTSVSHDVENIQTAIEEYKKSIEILQNDVKELKQIPSLPSTIVPRTERNQTENCKKVFFSLARGILLQVSLESQSLHAALEELNNTVVVYQKLNDIKLLNVDSAIGNLSRRVMLLENSPLAVNNLDKRENLSTNVGNDATTSLKVENEDQLDNETHSNKELKETGPRDSQVSKLKEKLQLISALTGKPENDKPIETSKNVESSLSTTAKPTDLSRLASRSADDITESNGQLRHLSLPGISSIRDLQNLFEKATEDTDGKLSYEDLQKLLGSTAQESQSFKKFDTDGDEKYSLQELRLALGV; encoded by the exons ATGAAGAAGCGGAAGGAGCTGAACGCCCTCATCGGCCTGGCCGCCGACGGCCGCAGGAAGAAGCCCGCCAAGAAGGGCTCGGGCCACCGGCTGCTGCGCACCGAGCCGCCCGCCTCCGACTCCGAGTCCAGCTCCGAGGAGGACGAGTTCGCCGGGGCGCGGGGCCGTTGCGGCAA GGGAGACTATCTACGATGCTGCAAATTCTGTTACCCATTATGTGCGTTTGTCATTCTTGCCGCTTGTGTGGTAGCATGCGTTGGCTTAGTCTGGATGCAGGTGGCTCTCAAGGAGGATCTGGATGCAATAAAGGAGAAGTTTCGAACTA tggaatcTAATCAGAAGACATCATTCCAAGAAATTCCTAAACTGAATGAAGATTTGGTGCAGAAGCAAAAGCAACTAGAACAAATTGAGACTGGAGAACTGGGGCTAAATAAAATTTGGATAAATATCACAGAGATCAATAAACAG ATATCACTATTAACCTCAACAGTAAATCATCTCAAAAACAACATAAAGTCTGCTTCTGATctgatttctcttcctctcacagTAGAGAAACTTCAGAAG ACTGTAGCAAACATAGGTAGCACGCTTACCAGTGTTTCTCATGATGTTGAAAATATACAGACAGCTATTGAAGAGTACAAGAAATCCATAGAAATACTCCAGAATGATGTG AAGGAATTAAAACAGATACCTTCACTTCCTTCCACTATTGTGCCACGGACTGAGAGAAATCAGACCGAAAATtgcaaaaaggtatttttctcccttgcacGGGGAATATTGTTACAAGTGTCACTG GAAAGCCAGTCACTGCATGCAGCTTTGGAAGAGCTAAATAATACTGTAGTGGTGTACCAAAAGTTGAATGACATCAAGCTTCTAAATGTGGATTCAGCCATTGGTAACCTTAGCCGGAGGGTTATGCTGTTAGAAAACTCTCCCCTTGCTGTGAATAATCTGGACAAAAGAGAGAACTTGTCTACCAATGTG GGGAATGATGCAACTACCTCTCTAAAAGTAGAAAATGAAGATCAACTAGATAATGAAACTCATTCAAATAAAGAACTGAAG GAAACAGGACCTAGAGATTCTCAGGTATCAAAACTAAAAGAGAAGCTTCAGCTGATCAGTGCTCTCACAGGCAAGCCAGAAAATGACAAACCCATTGAGACATCAAAGAATG TTGAAAGTAGTCTGAGTACTACGGCAAAGCCCACAGACCTTTCAAGGCTGGCTTCAAGGTCAGCTGATGACATCACAGAGAGTAATGGACAGCTGAGACATCTGTCCTTACCAGGAATTTCCAGCATCAGAG ATCTTCAGAATTTGTTTGAAAAAGCAACTGAAGATACTGATGGAAAACTATCATATGAAGATCTTCAAAAGCTGCTTGGCTCTACAGCCCAAGAGTCACAGAGCTTTAAGAAATTTGACACAGATGGAGATGAGAAATACTCATTACAAGAACTGAGATTAGCATTAGGTGTATAG
- the EFCAB14 gene encoding EF-hand calcium-binding domain-containing protein 14 isoform X2, which translates to MKKRKELNALIGLAADGRRKKPAKKGSGHRLLRTEPPASDSESSSEEDEFAGARGRCGKGDYLRCCKFCYPLCAFVILAACVVACVGLVWMQVALKEDLDAIKEKFRTMESNQKTSFQEIPKLNEDLVQKQKQLEQIETGELGLNKIWINITEINKQISLLTSTVNHLKNNIKSASDLISLPLTVEKLQKTVANIGSTLTSVSHDVENIQTAIEEYKKSIEILQNDVELKQIPSLPSTIVPRTERNQTENCKKVFFSLARGILLQVSLESQSLHAALEELNNTVVVYQKLNDIKLLNVDSAIGNLSRRVMLLENSPLAVNNLDKRENLSTNVGNDATTSLKVENEDQLDNETHSNKELKETGPRDSQVSKLKEKLQLISALTGKPENDKPIETSKNVESSLSTTAKPTDLSRLASRSADDITESNGQLRHLSLPGISSIRDLQNLFEKATEDTDGKLSYEDLQKLLGSTAQESQSFKKFDTDGDEKYSLQELRLALGV; encoded by the exons ATGAAGAAGCGGAAGGAGCTGAACGCCCTCATCGGCCTGGCCGCCGACGGCCGCAGGAAGAAGCCCGCCAAGAAGGGCTCGGGCCACCGGCTGCTGCGCACCGAGCCGCCCGCCTCCGACTCCGAGTCCAGCTCCGAGGAGGACGAGTTCGCCGGGGCGCGGGGCCGTTGCGGCAA GGGAGACTATCTACGATGCTGCAAATTCTGTTACCCATTATGTGCGTTTGTCATTCTTGCCGCTTGTGTGGTAGCATGCGTTGGCTTAGTCTGGATGCAGGTGGCTCTCAAGGAGGATCTGGATGCAATAAAGGAGAAGTTTCGAACTA tggaatcTAATCAGAAGACATCATTCCAAGAAATTCCTAAACTGAATGAAGATTTGGTGCAGAAGCAAAAGCAACTAGAACAAATTGAGACTGGAGAACTGGGGCTAAATAAAATTTGGATAAATATCACAGAGATCAATAAACAG ATATCACTATTAACCTCAACAGTAAATCATCTCAAAAACAACATAAAGTCTGCTTCTGATctgatttctcttcctctcacagTAGAGAAACTTCAGAAG ACTGTAGCAAACATAGGTAGCACGCTTACCAGTGTTTCTCATGATGTTGAAAATATACAGACAGCTATTGAAGAGTACAAGAAATCCATAGAAATACTCCAGAATGATGTG GAATTAAAACAGATACCTTCACTTCCTTCCACTATTGTGCCACGGACTGAGAGAAATCAGACCGAAAATtgcaaaaaggtatttttctcccttgcacGGGGAATATTGTTACAAGTGTCACTG GAAAGCCAGTCACTGCATGCAGCTTTGGAAGAGCTAAATAATACTGTAGTGGTGTACCAAAAGTTGAATGACATCAAGCTTCTAAATGTGGATTCAGCCATTGGTAACCTTAGCCGGAGGGTTATGCTGTTAGAAAACTCTCCCCTTGCTGTGAATAATCTGGACAAAAGAGAGAACTTGTCTACCAATGTG GGGAATGATGCAACTACCTCTCTAAAAGTAGAAAATGAAGATCAACTAGATAATGAAACTCATTCAAATAAAGAACTGAAG GAAACAGGACCTAGAGATTCTCAGGTATCAAAACTAAAAGAGAAGCTTCAGCTGATCAGTGCTCTCACAGGCAAGCCAGAAAATGACAAACCCATTGAGACATCAAAGAATG TTGAAAGTAGTCTGAGTACTACGGCAAAGCCCACAGACCTTTCAAGGCTGGCTTCAAGGTCAGCTGATGACATCACAGAGAGTAATGGACAGCTGAGACATCTGTCCTTACCAGGAATTTCCAGCATCAGAG ATCTTCAGAATTTGTTTGAAAAAGCAACTGAAGATACTGATGGAAAACTATCATATGAAGATCTTCAAAAGCTGCTTGGCTCTACAGCCCAAGAGTCACAGAGCTTTAAGAAATTTGACACAGATGGAGATGAGAAATACTCATTACAAGAACTGAGATTAGCATTAGGTGTATAG
- the EFCAB14 gene encoding EF-hand calcium-binding domain-containing protein 14 isoform X3, translating to MKKRKELNALIGLAADGRRKKPAKKGSGHRLLRTEPPASDSESSSEEDEFAGARGRCGKGDYLRCCKFCYPLCAFVILAACVVACVGLVWMQVALKEDLDAIKEKFRTMESNQKTSFQEIPKLNEDLVQKQKQLEQIETGELGLNKIWINITEINKQISLLTSTVNHLKNNIKSASDLISLPLTVEKLQKTVANIGSTLTSVSHDVENIQTAIEEYKKSIEILQNDVKELKQIPSLPSTIVPRTERNQTENCKKESQSLHAALEELNNTVVVYQKLNDIKLLNVDSAIGNLSRRVMLLENSPLAVNNLDKRENLSTNVGNDATTSLKVENEDQLDNETHSNKELKETGPRDSQVSKLKEKLQLISALTGKPENDKPIETSKNVESSLSTTAKPTDLSRLASRSADDITESNGQLRHLSLPGISSIRDLQNLFEKATEDTDGKLSYEDLQKLLGSTAQESQSFKKFDTDGDEKYSLQELRLALGV from the exons ATGAAGAAGCGGAAGGAGCTGAACGCCCTCATCGGCCTGGCCGCCGACGGCCGCAGGAAGAAGCCCGCCAAGAAGGGCTCGGGCCACCGGCTGCTGCGCACCGAGCCGCCCGCCTCCGACTCCGAGTCCAGCTCCGAGGAGGACGAGTTCGCCGGGGCGCGGGGCCGTTGCGGCAA GGGAGACTATCTACGATGCTGCAAATTCTGTTACCCATTATGTGCGTTTGTCATTCTTGCCGCTTGTGTGGTAGCATGCGTTGGCTTAGTCTGGATGCAGGTGGCTCTCAAGGAGGATCTGGATGCAATAAAGGAGAAGTTTCGAACTA tggaatcTAATCAGAAGACATCATTCCAAGAAATTCCTAAACTGAATGAAGATTTGGTGCAGAAGCAAAAGCAACTAGAACAAATTGAGACTGGAGAACTGGGGCTAAATAAAATTTGGATAAATATCACAGAGATCAATAAACAG ATATCACTATTAACCTCAACAGTAAATCATCTCAAAAACAACATAAAGTCTGCTTCTGATctgatttctcttcctctcacagTAGAGAAACTTCAGAAG ACTGTAGCAAACATAGGTAGCACGCTTACCAGTGTTTCTCATGATGTTGAAAATATACAGACAGCTATTGAAGAGTACAAGAAATCCATAGAAATACTCCAGAATGATGTG AAGGAATTAAAACAGATACCTTCACTTCCTTCCACTATTGTGCCACGGACTGAGAGAAATCAGACCGAAAATtgcaaaaag GAAAGCCAGTCACTGCATGCAGCTTTGGAAGAGCTAAATAATACTGTAGTGGTGTACCAAAAGTTGAATGACATCAAGCTTCTAAATGTGGATTCAGCCATTGGTAACCTTAGCCGGAGGGTTATGCTGTTAGAAAACTCTCCCCTTGCTGTGAATAATCTGGACAAAAGAGAGAACTTGTCTACCAATGTG GGGAATGATGCAACTACCTCTCTAAAAGTAGAAAATGAAGATCAACTAGATAATGAAACTCATTCAAATAAAGAACTGAAG GAAACAGGACCTAGAGATTCTCAGGTATCAAAACTAAAAGAGAAGCTTCAGCTGATCAGTGCTCTCACAGGCAAGCCAGAAAATGACAAACCCATTGAGACATCAAAGAATG TTGAAAGTAGTCTGAGTACTACGGCAAAGCCCACAGACCTTTCAAGGCTGGCTTCAAGGTCAGCTGATGACATCACAGAGAGTAATGGACAGCTGAGACATCTGTCCTTACCAGGAATTTCCAGCATCAGAG ATCTTCAGAATTTGTTTGAAAAAGCAACTGAAGATACTGATGGAAAACTATCATATGAAGATCTTCAAAAGCTGCTTGGCTCTACAGCCCAAGAGTCACAGAGCTTTAAGAAATTTGACACAGATGGAGATGAGAAATACTCATTACAAGAACTGAGATTAGCATTAGGTGTATAG
- the EFCAB14 gene encoding EF-hand calcium-binding domain-containing protein 14 isoform X4 — MKKRKELNALIGLAADGRRKKPAKKGSGHRLLRTEPPASDSESSSEEDEFAGARGRCGKGDYLRCCKFCYPLCAFVILAACVVACVGLVWMQVALKEDLDAIKEKFRTMESNQKTSFQEIPKLNEDLVQKQKQLEQIETGELGLNKIWINITEINKQISLLTSTVNHLKNNIKSASDLISLPLTVEKLQKTVANIGSTLTSVSHDVENIQTAIEEYKKSIEILQNDVELKQIPSLPSTIVPRTERNQTENCKKESQSLHAALEELNNTVVVYQKLNDIKLLNVDSAIGNLSRRVMLLENSPLAVNNLDKRENLSTNVGNDATTSLKVENEDQLDNETHSNKELKETGPRDSQVSKLKEKLQLISALTGKPENDKPIETSKNVESSLSTTAKPTDLSRLASRSADDITESNGQLRHLSLPGISSIRDLQNLFEKATEDTDGKLSYEDLQKLLGSTAQESQSFKKFDTDGDEKYSLQELRLALGV; from the exons ATGAAGAAGCGGAAGGAGCTGAACGCCCTCATCGGCCTGGCCGCCGACGGCCGCAGGAAGAAGCCCGCCAAGAAGGGCTCGGGCCACCGGCTGCTGCGCACCGAGCCGCCCGCCTCCGACTCCGAGTCCAGCTCCGAGGAGGACGAGTTCGCCGGGGCGCGGGGCCGTTGCGGCAA GGGAGACTATCTACGATGCTGCAAATTCTGTTACCCATTATGTGCGTTTGTCATTCTTGCCGCTTGTGTGGTAGCATGCGTTGGCTTAGTCTGGATGCAGGTGGCTCTCAAGGAGGATCTGGATGCAATAAAGGAGAAGTTTCGAACTA tggaatcTAATCAGAAGACATCATTCCAAGAAATTCCTAAACTGAATGAAGATTTGGTGCAGAAGCAAAAGCAACTAGAACAAATTGAGACTGGAGAACTGGGGCTAAATAAAATTTGGATAAATATCACAGAGATCAATAAACAG ATATCACTATTAACCTCAACAGTAAATCATCTCAAAAACAACATAAAGTCTGCTTCTGATctgatttctcttcctctcacagTAGAGAAACTTCAGAAG ACTGTAGCAAACATAGGTAGCACGCTTACCAGTGTTTCTCATGATGTTGAAAATATACAGACAGCTATTGAAGAGTACAAGAAATCCATAGAAATACTCCAGAATGATGTG GAATTAAAACAGATACCTTCACTTCCTTCCACTATTGTGCCACGGACTGAGAGAAATCAGACCGAAAATtgcaaaaag GAAAGCCAGTCACTGCATGCAGCTTTGGAAGAGCTAAATAATACTGTAGTGGTGTACCAAAAGTTGAATGACATCAAGCTTCTAAATGTGGATTCAGCCATTGGTAACCTTAGCCGGAGGGTTATGCTGTTAGAAAACTCTCCCCTTGCTGTGAATAATCTGGACAAAAGAGAGAACTTGTCTACCAATGTG GGGAATGATGCAACTACCTCTCTAAAAGTAGAAAATGAAGATCAACTAGATAATGAAACTCATTCAAATAAAGAACTGAAG GAAACAGGACCTAGAGATTCTCAGGTATCAAAACTAAAAGAGAAGCTTCAGCTGATCAGTGCTCTCACAGGCAAGCCAGAAAATGACAAACCCATTGAGACATCAAAGAATG TTGAAAGTAGTCTGAGTACTACGGCAAAGCCCACAGACCTTTCAAGGCTGGCTTCAAGGTCAGCTGATGACATCACAGAGAGTAATGGACAGCTGAGACATCTGTCCTTACCAGGAATTTCCAGCATCAGAG ATCTTCAGAATTTGTTTGAAAAAGCAACTGAAGATACTGATGGAAAACTATCATATGAAGATCTTCAAAAGCTGCTTGGCTCTACAGCCCAAGAGTCACAGAGCTTTAAGAAATTTGACACAGATGGAGATGAGAAATACTCATTACAAGAACTGAGATTAGCATTAGGTGTATAG
- the EFCAB14 gene encoding EF-hand calcium-binding domain-containing protein 14 isoform X5, with product MKKRKELNALIGLAADGRRKKPAKKGSGHRLLRTEPPASDSESSSEEDEFAGARGRCGKGDYLRCCKFCYPLCAFVILAACVVACVGLVWMQVALKEDLDAIKEKFRTMESNQKTSFQEIPKLNEDLVQKQKQLEQIETGELGLNKIWINITEINKQTVANIGSTLTSVSHDVENIQTAIEEYKKSIEILQNDVKELKQIPSLPSTIVPRTERNQTENCKKVFFSLARGILLQVSLESQSLHAALEELNNTVVVYQKLNDIKLLNVDSAIGNLSRRVMLLENSPLAVNNLDKRENLSTNVGNDATTSLKVENEDQLDNETHSNKELKETGPRDSQVSKLKEKLQLISALTGKPENDKPIETSKNVESSLSTTAKPTDLSRLASRSADDITESNGQLRHLSLPGISSIRDLQNLFEKATEDTDGKLSYEDLQKLLGSTAQESQSFKKFDTDGDEKYSLQELRLALGV from the exons ATGAAGAAGCGGAAGGAGCTGAACGCCCTCATCGGCCTGGCCGCCGACGGCCGCAGGAAGAAGCCCGCCAAGAAGGGCTCGGGCCACCGGCTGCTGCGCACCGAGCCGCCCGCCTCCGACTCCGAGTCCAGCTCCGAGGAGGACGAGTTCGCCGGGGCGCGGGGCCGTTGCGGCAA GGGAGACTATCTACGATGCTGCAAATTCTGTTACCCATTATGTGCGTTTGTCATTCTTGCCGCTTGTGTGGTAGCATGCGTTGGCTTAGTCTGGATGCAGGTGGCTCTCAAGGAGGATCTGGATGCAATAAAGGAGAAGTTTCGAACTA tggaatcTAATCAGAAGACATCATTCCAAGAAATTCCTAAACTGAATGAAGATTTGGTGCAGAAGCAAAAGCAACTAGAACAAATTGAGACTGGAGAACTGGGGCTAAATAAAATTTGGATAAATATCACAGAGATCAATAAACAG ACTGTAGCAAACATAGGTAGCACGCTTACCAGTGTTTCTCATGATGTTGAAAATATACAGACAGCTATTGAAGAGTACAAGAAATCCATAGAAATACTCCAGAATGATGTG AAGGAATTAAAACAGATACCTTCACTTCCTTCCACTATTGTGCCACGGACTGAGAGAAATCAGACCGAAAATtgcaaaaaggtatttttctcccttgcacGGGGAATATTGTTACAAGTGTCACTG GAAAGCCAGTCACTGCATGCAGCTTTGGAAGAGCTAAATAATACTGTAGTGGTGTACCAAAAGTTGAATGACATCAAGCTTCTAAATGTGGATTCAGCCATTGGTAACCTTAGCCGGAGGGTTATGCTGTTAGAAAACTCTCCCCTTGCTGTGAATAATCTGGACAAAAGAGAGAACTTGTCTACCAATGTG GGGAATGATGCAACTACCTCTCTAAAAGTAGAAAATGAAGATCAACTAGATAATGAAACTCATTCAAATAAAGAACTGAAG GAAACAGGACCTAGAGATTCTCAGGTATCAAAACTAAAAGAGAAGCTTCAGCTGATCAGTGCTCTCACAGGCAAGCCAGAAAATGACAAACCCATTGAGACATCAAAGAATG TTGAAAGTAGTCTGAGTACTACGGCAAAGCCCACAGACCTTTCAAGGCTGGCTTCAAGGTCAGCTGATGACATCACAGAGAGTAATGGACAGCTGAGACATCTGTCCTTACCAGGAATTTCCAGCATCAGAG ATCTTCAGAATTTGTTTGAAAAAGCAACTGAAGATACTGATGGAAAACTATCATATGAAGATCTTCAAAAGCTGCTTGGCTCTACAGCCCAAGAGTCACAGAGCTTTAAGAAATTTGACACAGATGGAGATGAGAAATACTCATTACAAGAACTGAGATTAGCATTAGGTGTATAG